CGGCTGTGGATCCATCCACCCAGCATGCCAGCCGCGACCGCCGGGGCGTGGGAACGGTCGGCCCGGCCGCGACGGGCGCGGGAGAGTGGCTGGCCGGCCCAGTCGTGACCGCCGGGGCTCGGGGAGGAGACCGGCCAGGTCCAGTCGTGACCGCCGCCCGGCGGGGCGATGGCCGGTCAGGCCGGCCGTGACCGCCGGTGCGCGGGGAGGACGACCGGTCGGTCAGCACGTAGGATCGGAGCAAGCGAGGTTACCCGGGAGTAGACATGAGTGACGCGGTCATCGTCGGCGCGGTGCGGACCCCGGTCGGGCGGCGCAAGGGCAGCCTCGTCGGCGTGCATCCGGTCGACCTGTCGGCGCACGTGCTACGCGCGCTGGCCGAGCGCACCGGCATCGACCCCGGTCAGGTCGACGACGTGGTGTGGGGCTGCGTGTCGCAGGTCGGCGAACAGTCGTGGAACGTGGCCCGCAACGCGGTGCTGGCTGCCGGCTGGCCGGAGTCGGTTCCCGGCACCACGGTCGACCGTCAGTGCGGGTCGAGTCAGCAGGCGCTGCACTTCGCCGCGGCGACCGTCCTCTCCGGGCAGGCCGACCTGGTGGTGGCCGGCGGTGTCGAGTCGATGACGCGGGTGCCGATGGGTTCCAGCGTGGCCGGCGGGATGCCGTTCAGCGCCGCGATCCTGGAGCGTTACCGCGGGGTGGAGGGTGTCGCGGAGGACTCCGCGCTGCCGTTCAACCAGGGTGTCGGGGCCGAGCTGATCGCGCAGCGGTGGCGTTTCTCCCGCGCCCAGCTCGACGAGTTCGCGCTGGCCAGCCACGAGAAGGCGGCCGCCGCGCAGGACGCCGGCGCGTTCGACCCCGAGCTGGTCCCGGTGCCGCTCGCCGACGGCGGCAAGTTCGCCGCCGACGAGGGCATCCGCCGGGACACGTCGCTGGCGAAGCTCGGCGAGCTGGCCACCCCGTTCCGCGCCGACGGGGTGGTGACCGCCGGGTCCGCGTCGCAGATCTCCGACGGCGCCGCCGCGCTCGCGGTGACCACCGCCGAGTGGGCCAGCCGGCACGGCCTGCGCCCGCTGGCCCGGGTGCATACCGCCGTGGTCGCCGCCGACGATCCGGTCACCATGCTCACCGCCCCGATTCCGGCCACCGCGAAGGCGCTGCGCCGCGCGGGGCTGGGCATCGAGGAGATCGGGGTGTACGAGGTGAACGAGGCGTTCGCCCCGGTGCCGCTGGCCTGGCTGGCGGAGACCGAGGCGGACCCGGAGCGGCTCAACCCGCGTGGCGGGGCGATCGCGCTCGGTCATCCGCTCGGTGGGTCCGGCGCGCGGATCATGACGACGATGCTCCAGCACATGCGGGACAACGGCATCCGGTACGGCCTGCAGACCATGTGCGAGGGTGGCGGCATGGCCAACGCCACGATCGTCGAGTTGCTCTGAGCGAGGAGCCGACGCCCGCGGGCCCGGGTGGAAGTTCCAGAAGTCGGGCGTGACCCATATCACTCCAGGTCAACCGCTCGTTGGACCGGTATGGACGTGTTCTCGCGTACGTTCCTTCCGGCCGCCGCCGAGACCGGCCTGGCGCTCCAGACCGCCACCCGGCACATGCCGGTGTTCCGCCGGTGCGTCGGCTCCGGCGACGCCACCATCCTGGTCACCCGGTGCAGCCGCCCGGAGCATCCGGTCGGCGGCGAATACCTGATGCTCCTCACCCACCGCCGACTGGTGGTGACCCGGCAGACCCGGGTGTTGCACCGGCTGCGCCTGCACCTCAACACCGAGCTGCGGGAACTCAGCAACGTCACGTGGAGTCCGGACCCGCGGGCGCACCGCCTGGAGTTGGCGGCCACCGCCATCGACGGGGTACGCGAGCGGTTTCTCATCCGCACCCACCACCCCAGGGCGGTGTGGCAGCTCGACGCGCTGCTCAACCACGCCTTCCGGACCCGGCTGCGGACTCCGGCGGAACGACTTGTCGCCACCATCGGTGACGCGCCGGCCGGCAACCGGCCCGCCGTGTTCCGCCCGGCGCCGGCCCGCTGACATTCTCCTTACCGAATTCGAACATGTCCCTGACGGTCCGGTGGGCGGCCGGTCGGTCATCATGGGCCGGTGACCGCCGCCGACGCGCAGCGCGGGCTCGTCCTCGTGGTCGAGGACGAACCCGCCATCGCCGACCTGGTCCGGCTCTACCTGACCCGGGACGGCTTCGGCGTACACCTGGAACGGGACGGCACGGCCGGGCTGGCCGCCGCGCGGCGGCTGCGCCCGGTGGCCTGCGTGCTCGACATCGCGCTGCCCGGCCTGGCCGGCACCGAGATCTGCCGGCGGCTGCGCGCGGCGGGTGACTGGACGCCCGTCATCTTCCTCACCGCGCGCGACGACGAGGTGGACCGCGTGGTCGGCCTGGAGTTGGGCGCGGACGACTACGTCACCAAGCCGTTCAGCCCGCGTGAGCTGGTCGCCCGGGTGCGGGCCGTGCTGCGCCGCAGCGCCGGCACGCCGCCCGAGCAGCCGCGGGTGCTCGGCGCGGTGACGCTCGACCCGGCCCGCCGGGCGGTGACCGCCGGCGGGGTTCCGGTGCAGCTCACCTCCACCGAGTTCGACCTCCTGGCCCACCTGATGGCCCGTCCCGGCCGGGTCTTCACCCGGGAGGAGCTGCTGGCCGCCGTCTGGGGCTACGTGGCGCACGGCGGCACCCGGACCGTGGACGTGCACGTGGCGCAGGTCCGGGCGAAGCTCGGCCCGGTCAGCGTGATCCGCACCCACCGTGGCGTCGGGTACGCGGCAGATGCGTGAGCAGCACACGGTGGCGTTGCCGATCGTCCGGCCCGGCCCCGCCGCGCCGCCGGCCCGCCGCTGGTACGGCCACACCCTGACCGCCCGCGCGGTGCTCGTCACCTGCGCGGTCGCGCTGGTGTCGGTGCTTGTCACCGCGCTGGTCGCGGTCCCGCTGGCGGTGCGCGGCGTGGAACGTCGGGACCAGGCCGCGCTTGCCGCGCAGGCCCGGCTCGCCGCCGACGTGCTGCGGGTCCGGGCGGTGCGCCAGCGCGACGGCGCCGGGGACCGGCTCATCCGGCAGCTCCGCCAGCAGCAGATCGAGGTGTACCTGCTCCGGGGCGGCCAGGTCGACCGGAGTGGGCTGCCCGCGCCGCTCGTCGCTCGGGTGGCCGCCGGCGGGAACGTCTCCGGCCGGCGGCTCGTCGACGGGGAACGCCGGCTGGTCGAGGCGCGGGCGCTGCCCGGCGGCGACGGGGTGGTGCTCACCCGGGCCGTCACCGCCGGCCCCTGGCGGCAGGTGCTGCGCGGGCTGTGGCTGCCGCTGTTGGCCGGCCTCGCCGCCGGGGCCGCCGCCGGGCTGCTGCTCGCCCGCAGGCTGGCCCGGCCGATCCGGGTCGCGGCCGACGCCGCCGCCCGGCTGCGCGCCGGTGACCGGGCGGTTCGGGTGCCGGTCGAGCCGCCCGACGAGGTCGCCGATCTGGCGTACGCGCTCAACGGGCTGGCCGCCGCGCTCGCCACGAGCGAGGGGCGGCAGCGGGAGTTCCTGCTCTCCGTCTCGCACGAGTTGCGGACCCCGCTGACCGCGATCCGCGGCTACGCCGAGGCGCTCGCCGACGGTGTCATCGGCGCGGACGCGGTCCCGGCGACCGGCCGGACCGTGCTCGCCGAGGCCGAGCATCTGGACCGGCTGGTGAGCGACCTGCTCGCGCTGGCCCGGCTGGAGGCCGCCGACTTCCCGCTCGAACCGGGTCCGGTGGACCTGACCCGGGTCGTCGCCGACGCCGAACGCACCTGGTTCGACAGGTGCGCGGCGGTCGGGGTGCCGTTCCGGGTGGAGACGCCCGGCGCGCCGGTGCCGGCGTACACCGATCCGGGGCGGATCCGGCAGGTGGTGGACGGGCTGTTGGAGAACGCGCTGCGCGTCGTACCCCCGGGGTCGCCCGTGGTGCTCGCGGTCCGGCCGGCGGGCGGGGGCCCGGCGGCCGGCGGGGTCCTGGAGGTCCGCGACGGCGGGCCCGGCTTCACCGACGACGACCTGGCGGTGGCGTTCGAACGCGGCGCGCTGCACCAGCGGTACCGGGGGGTGCGCAAGGTGGGCAGCGGGCTCGGGCTGGCGCTCGCCGCCGGGCTGGTGCGCCGGTTGGGCGGCGACATCGCCGCCGGGCACGCCCCGGAGGGCGGCGCGGCCTTCGCCGTCCGGCTGCCCGCGGATCCTTACCTGGCCCGAACATCGGCCTGACGCTGCGCGCGCGTCACCGGGGGATGCTGACGTCACCACCGACGAGAGGAACACCGATGGCACGTCAGCGAATCGTCACCGGCGCCACCGCACTGCTCGCCGCCGCGGCGCTCGGCCTCGCCGGCTGCGGCGCGGCACAGTCCGGCGTCGACGCGGCGCAGTCCGGCGTCGGCGCGGCCGGGGAGAGCGCGGTCGAGGTGGCCGCCGCCATGGGCGTGGACGGACAGGCGCTGGCCGCGCTCGGCGTCGACCCGGCCGACCTGGACGTCGACCCCGTCGCGGCGCCCGCGCCGTCCGCCTCCGGCACGCCGGAGGCCGGACCGAAGCGCAAGGGGGACCGGGCCCAGGAGTGGCGCAAGCGGGGCCGGGCCCGGGTGCTGCTGCGGAAGAACACGCTGCACGGCGAGGTGGTGGTGCAGACCAAGGAGAAGGGTACGAAGACCGTCGCCGTGCAGCGCGGCGCGGTGACCGCGATCGACGCGACGTCGGTGACCGTGAAGTCCACCGACGGTTTCACCATGACCTGGACGTTCGACGAGAAGCTGCGGGTGGTCGAGCGCCGCGCCACGATTCGGTCGACCGACGTCAAGGTCGGCACGACGGTCGGGGTGGCCGGGACGAAGGAGGGCGACAAGGGGGTCGCCCGGCTCATCGTGGTGCCACTCAAGCAGAAGTAGGGTGGGCGGGCTGCTGTGACCTGACGAGCCCGCCAGGCTACGCTAAGCCCCGACTTGCCATCGCCTCCGTGGAGAACCCGTGAAGCTCTCGATCCTCATGCCGGTCTACAACGAGGAAGAACGTATCGCGGATGCGCTCAAGCAGGCATTGGCGGTCGACTATCCGTGTGAGATCGAGCTCGTCGTCGTGGACGACGGCAGCCGGGACGGCACCGGCGAGGTGCTCGGCCGGGTCGACGACGCCCGGCTGCGGGTGATCACCCACCAGCGCAACGCCGGCAAGGGCGCGGCCATCAAGACCGCCGTGGACAGCGCCGAGGGCCAGTACATGGTCATCCTCGACGCCGACCTCGAATACGACCCGCAGGACATCCCGCGCCTGCTGCAGCCGGTGCTCGACGGGCACGCCACCGTGGTCTACGGCAATCGCACCTTCGGCAGCCACAGCTCCTACAGTTTCTGGTACGTGATGGGCAACAAGGGCGTCACGCTGGCCGCCAACATGCTCTACAACTCCTACATCGGCGACCTGGAGACCTGTTTCAAGCTGATGCCGTTGGAGCTCTACCGTTCGCTCCAGGTGCGCTCGCGGGGCTTCGGCATGGAGGCCGAGGTCACCGGCAAGCTGCTCCGCCAGCGCATCCGCCCCTACGAGGTGCCGATCAGCTACCGCGCCCGGGGTCGCGAGGAGGGCAAGAAGATCACCTGGAAGGACGGCGTCGAGGCGATCTGGATCCTGGCCCGCGAGCGCGCCCGGCGCCGCCCGGCCAAACCCGCCGCCGTTCGCTGACCCGCACGGCGACCTGAGGACCCCGCACCGCTCCCGGTGCGGGGTCCTGTCGTGCCGGGAGCGGTGCGGGGTTCCGTCGTGCCGGCGGTCAGCCGGCCGGGGTGAGGAACGCGTCGACCGAGCGCCGCAGGCCGGTCGCGTCCAGGCCGTGCCAGCGGTCGTGGTCCTCCGGCGCGCCGTAGCGGCGCAACTCCGTCCGGCCCACGCCGAGGGAGAGCAGCCGGTGTGGCCGGTCGGCAAGCGCCTCCGCCACCACCCGGGCCGAGGTGCCGGCCAGGTACGGCTCGACCAGGATCACCTCGGCGCCGGCAAGCGCCCGCAGCCCGGCGGTGTCGAACGGCCGCGGCCGGTGGGTGTAGGCGACCGTGACCGGCCGGTTGGCCACCGCGCGCAGCGCGGCGTCCAGCACCGGCCCGACCGCCACCAGCAGCGCCGCGCCCGGCCCGGCGTCGCGGACCACCCGCAGGCCACCCGCCTGCGGGTACGCGACCGCGTTGCGGGCGGTGGACAGTCGCAGGTACGCCGGGTCCCGCCCGCACACCACGTCGCGCAGCAGCGGGCGTACCTCGTCGGGGTGGCCGGGCACGTGCACGGTCCACCCGTCGAGCGTGTCGATCAGCGCCACATCGGCCGGCGCGAGGTGGGTGCGCCCGGCCGCCGCCCGGTCGTACGAGGCGCCGATGCTCACCAGCACCGCACCGACGCCCTGGTGGTCGAGGTCCAGCTTGATCTGCTCGTACGCGCGCTCGACCAGGAACGGGGCGTAGCTGTGCACGATCGGCCGCTGCCCGGTCAACGCCAGCCCGCCGGCCACGCCGATCATGAGCTGTTCCCGGATCCCGACGTTCACCACCCGGTCCGGGTACCTGGTGGCGGCCGGGGCGAACGCGGCGGCGGAGATGTCCGCCAGCACGAGCACGCTCCGGGGGTCCGCAAGCACCTCCTCGGCGCTCGACACGAATACGTCCCGCATGGTCATGGCGTCACTCCCCGTCGGCGACGGCCGCGACGACGACGTGCGGCCGGTGGTGGTCGTGCCCGGTCAGGGCGGTGTGCAGGGCGTCGTGGTCACGGCCGTCGACGGCGGCGCCGGTCCACCCGTTGACGGTGA
The genomic region above belongs to Micromonospora sp. WMMD1128 and contains:
- a CDS encoding acetyl-CoA C-acyltransferase, whose product is MSDAVIVGAVRTPVGRRKGSLVGVHPVDLSAHVLRALAERTGIDPGQVDDVVWGCVSQVGEQSWNVARNAVLAAGWPESVPGTTVDRQCGSSQQALHFAAATVLSGQADLVVAGGVESMTRVPMGSSVAGGMPFSAAILERYRGVEGVAEDSALPFNQGVGAELIAQRWRFSRAQLDEFALASHEKAAAAQDAGAFDPELVPVPLADGGKFAADEGIRRDTSLAKLGELATPFRADGVVTAGSASQISDGAAALAVTTAEWASRHGLRPLARVHTAVVAADDPVTMLTAPIPATAKALRRAGLGIEEIGVYEVNEAFAPVPLAWLAETEADPERLNPRGGAIALGHPLGGSGARIMTTMLQHMRDNGIRYGLQTMCEGGGMANATIVELL
- a CDS encoding response regulator transcription factor, with the translated sequence MTAADAQRGLVLVVEDEPAIADLVRLYLTRDGFGVHLERDGTAGLAAARRLRPVACVLDIALPGLAGTEICRRLRAAGDWTPVIFLTARDDEVDRVVGLELGADDYVTKPFSPRELVARVRAVLRRSAGTPPEQPRVLGAVTLDPARRAVTAGGVPVQLTSTEFDLLAHLMARPGRVFTREELLAAVWGYVAHGGTRTVDVHVAQVRAKLGPVSVIRTHRGVGYAADA
- a CDS encoding HAMP domain-containing sensor histidine kinase, with protein sequence MREQHTVALPIVRPGPAAPPARRWYGHTLTARAVLVTCAVALVSVLVTALVAVPLAVRGVERRDQAALAAQARLAADVLRVRAVRQRDGAGDRLIRQLRQQQIEVYLLRGGQVDRSGLPAPLVARVAAGGNVSGRRLVDGERRLVEARALPGGDGVVLTRAVTAGPWRQVLRGLWLPLLAGLAAGAAAGLLLARRLARPIRVAADAAARLRAGDRAVRVPVEPPDEVADLAYALNGLAAALATSEGRQREFLLSVSHELRTPLTAIRGYAEALADGVIGADAVPATGRTVLAEAEHLDRLVSDLLALARLEAADFPLEPGPVDLTRVVADAERTWFDRCAAVGVPFRVETPGAPVPAYTDPGRIRQVVDGLLENALRVVPPGSPVVLAVRPAGGGPAAGGVLEVRDGGPGFTDDDLAVAFERGALHQRYRGVRKVGSGLGLALAAGLVRRLGGDIAAGHAPEGGAAFAVRLPADPYLARTSA
- a CDS encoding glycosyltransferase family 2 protein; translated protein: MKLSILMPVYNEEERIADALKQALAVDYPCEIELVVVDDGSRDGTGEVLGRVDDARLRVITHQRNAGKGAAIKTAVDSAEGQYMVILDADLEYDPQDIPRLLQPVLDGHATVVYGNRTFGSHSSYSFWYVMGNKGVTLAANMLYNSYIGDLETCFKLMPLELYRSLQVRSRGFGMEAEVTGKLLRQRIRPYEVPISYRARGREEGKKITWKDGVEAIWILARERARRRPAKPAAVR
- a CDS encoding transketolase encodes the protein MRDVFVSSAEEVLADPRSVLVLADISAAAFAPAATRYPDRVVNVGIREQLMIGVAGGLALTGQRPIVHSYAPFLVERAYEQIKLDLDHQGVGAVLVSIGASYDRAAAGRTHLAPADVALIDTLDGWTVHVPGHPDEVRPLLRDVVCGRDPAYLRLSTARNAVAYPQAGGLRVVRDAGPGAALLVAVGPVLDAALRAVANRPVTVAYTHRPRPFDTAGLRALAGAEVILVEPYLAGTSARVVAEALADRPHRLLSLGVGRTELRRYGAPEDHDRWHGLDATGLRRSVDAFLTPAG